TACAAGCTGCCGTCCTCGTGTCGGGTTCCGGCACGTTGCTGCAGGCGATCCTCGATAACCAGGGCGAGTCCTATACCGTCGCGCTCGTCGTGGCCGACCAACAGTGCACGGCCCTGCAGCGGGCCGAAAATGCCGGGGTTCCCACGGAAACGATCGCCTTCGGTGGGAACCGCCGGGCGTGGAACGAGCGCCTGCGTGACGCGGTGGCGGCCGTGTCCCCTGACATCGTCGTCTCGGCCGGGTTCATGCGCATCCTCGGCCCGGAGTTCCTCGAGCGCTTCGAGGGGCGGCTCATTAACACGCACCCCGCGCTGCTGCCGGCCTTCCCGGGCGCGCACGCGGTGCGTGACGCTATGGCGTACGGGGTGAAAGTCACCGGAACCACCGTCCACTACATCGACGAGGGCGTGGACACCGGGGAGATCATCGCCCAGAAGGCGGTGGAGGTGCTCGACGGGGACACCCAGGAGCAGCTCCACGAACGAATCAAGCAACACGAGCGCGCGCTGATTGTCGATGTCCTGCGGCGCGCGACCATCAACGACGGAAAGGTCACGTTCCCATGACGGAAAACCGCATCGCCATCAAGCGCGCACTGGTCAGCGTCTACGACAAGACCGGCGTGGACGCGCTCGCCCGCGCCCTCGGCGAGGCGGGGGTGGAGATCGTCTCCACGGGCTCCACAGCCAGGCGCATCGCCGAGGCCGGGGTCGCGGTGACGGAGGTGGCCGACATCACGGGCTTCCCCGAGGTTCTGGAGGGGCGGGTGAAAACGCTGCACCCCGCAGTCCACGCTGGCATCCTCGCCGACTTGCGTAAGGATGATCACGCCGCGCAGCTGCGGGAGCTCGGCATCGAGCCCTTCCAGCTCGTGGTGGTCAACCTGTACCCCTTCGAGGAGACCGTGGCTTCCGGTGCCAGCTTCGACGAATGCGTCGAGCAGATCGACATCGGGGGCCCGTCGATGGTGCGCGCCGCGGCAAAGAACCACCCCTCGGTGGCCATCGTCACCTCCCCGCAGCAGTACGGCGACCTCGAAGAGGCCATTGCGGCCGGCGGCTTCACCGCCGAACAGCGCCGCGTTCTCGCGGCACAGGCGTTCGCGCACACCGCGGACTACGACGCCGCCGTCTCCGACTGGATGGAGGAGCAGCTCGACGCCGAGGACTCCGGCGAGCTGCGCTACGGGGAGAACCCCCACCAAAGCGCGCGCCTTATCAACGAGGGCTGGGGGCTTGCCGACGCCCTCCAGCACGGCGGCAAGGAGATGAGCTACAACAACTACCAGGACGCGGACGCGGCCTGGCGGGCGGCGTGGGACCACGAGCGCGCCTGCGTGGCCATCATCAAGCACGCCAACCCCTGCGGTGTCGCCGTGTCCGACGGCTCCATCGCGGAGGCGCACCGCAAGGCCCATGCCTGCGATCCCGTCTCCGCCTACGGCGGGGTTGTCGCCGCCAACCGTGAGGTCACCCTGGAGATGGCGCGCCAGATCAAGCCGATCTTCACCGAGGTCATCCTCGCTCCTTCGTACGCCCCGGAGGCCCTCGAGCTTCTGAAGGAGAAGAAGAACCTGCGGATCCTCGAGGTCGAGCCGGAGCGCTCGCACGAGGAGATCCGCCAGATCTCCGGCGGGTTCCTTGTCCAGGAGCGCGACACGTATCAGGCCGAGAGCGACGACCCGGCGAGCTGGACCCTGGCCGCCGGCGAGCCGGCCAGCCCCGAGTGCCTCGCGGAGCTCGAGTTCGCCTGGCGCGCGGTGCGCTGCGTGAAGTCCAACGCGATCCTCATTGCCTCGGACAACGCCTCCGTGGGCATCGGCATGGGCCAGGTAAACCGCGTCGATTCCGCGAAGCTCGCCGTCGAGCGCGCCAATACCCTCGACGCGGGCCGCAACCGCACCAGCGGAGCGGTCGCCGCCTCCGACGCCTTCTTCCCCTTCGCGGACGGCTTCCAGGTGCTTGCCGACGCCGGCATCACCGCCGTGGTCCAGCCCGGCGGCTCCATTCGCGACGACGAGGTCA
This is a stretch of genomic DNA from Corynebacterium auris. It encodes these proteins:
- the purN gene encoding phosphoribosylglycinamide formyltransferase, which encodes MTERAAIQAAVLVSGSGTLLQAILDNQGESYTVALVVADQQCTALQRAENAGVPTETIAFGGNRRAWNERLRDAVAAVSPDIVVSAGFMRILGPEFLERFEGRLINTHPALLPAFPGAHAVRDAMAYGVKVTGTTVHYIDEGVDTGEIIAQKAVEVLDGDTQEQLHERIKQHERALIVDVLRRATINDGKVTFP
- the purH gene encoding bifunctional phosphoribosylaminoimidazolecarboxamide formyltransferase/IMP cyclohydrolase, which gives rise to MTENRIAIKRALVSVYDKTGVDALARALGEAGVEIVSTGSTARRIAEAGVAVTEVADITGFPEVLEGRVKTLHPAVHAGILADLRKDDHAAQLRELGIEPFQLVVVNLYPFEETVASGASFDECVEQIDIGGPSMVRAAAKNHPSVAIVTSPQQYGDLEEAIAAGGFTAEQRRVLAAQAFAHTADYDAAVSDWMEEQLDAEDSGELRYGENPHQSARLINEGWGLADALQHGGKEMSYNNYQDADAAWRAAWDHERACVAIIKHANPCGVAVSDGSIAEAHRKAHACDPVSAYGGVVAANREVTLEMARQIKPIFTEVILAPSYAPEALELLKEKKNLRILEVEPERSHEEIRQISGGFLVQERDTYQAESDDPASWTLAAGEPASPECLAELEFAWRAVRCVKSNAILIASDNASVGIGMGQVNRVDSAKLAVERANTLDAGRNRTSGAVAASDAFFPFADGFQVLADAGITAVVQPGGSIRDDEVIAAAKEAGVTMYLTGTRHFSH